The Kiritimatiellia bacterium DNA window TGTGCAAGACCGTCATCAGGATTTCGCGTGTTCTGGCGCCGGCATCGGATTGGGAACCAAAACTGAGCTTGCGGGCAATGACCAGGGGACGCAATTCGCGTTCAGCAAAATTATTATCGGCTGGGATCAGCGGGTCTTCAACCCAATGAAACAGGCGTTTGCCTTTTTCGCGGAAAATATTTTGAATGCCTTGAATGGCGGGATGTTGCGCTTCCGTATTAATGACTTTCAAGATGGCGCGC harbors:
- a CDS encoding transposase, producing the protein MAALAPLMASAMSLRRLPLSKGQFCRQARQIKRAILKVINTEAQHPAIQGIQNIFREKGKRLFHWVEDPLIPADNNFAERELRPLVIARKLSFGSQSDAGARTREILMTVLHTLKKRSVNTTACRHDLVEQAFKSALDKIAADPNIDRYTALFNANSS